In one Echinicola marina genomic region, the following are encoded:
- a CDS encoding group III truncated hemoglobin, whose protein sequence is MANHDIRNREDVEKLVHTFYAQVREHPNLGPIFNGIVTNWPEHLERLSDFWEMILLQSGPGKNKFNPLKAHKEVDQKTGQGLSQVHFGNWLELWFTTLDMLFDGKVADHAKEHARNMASILFLRIYEARDN, encoded by the coding sequence AAATCACGATATCCGAAATAGGGAAGATGTAGAAAAGCTGGTGCATACTTTCTATGCCCAGGTAAGGGAGCACCCCAATCTTGGCCCCATTTTTAATGGGATTGTCACCAATTGGCCTGAGCACTTGGAGCGACTCTCTGATTTCTGGGAAATGATTTTACTACAAAGCGGACCAGGGAAAAACAAATTCAACCCGCTCAAAGCTCATAAGGAAGTAGACCAGAAAACAGGGCAGGGGCTGAGCCAAGTTCATTTTGGCAATTGGCTGGAACTTTGGTTTACCACCTTGGACATGCTTTTTGATGGCAAAGTAGCCGACCACGCCAAGGAACATGCAAGAAATATGGCAAGTATATTATTTTTGAGGATTTATGAGGCAAGAGACAATTGA
- the hxlA gene encoding 3-hexulose-6-phosphate synthase: MTKLQVAIDLLKTEDAIALATKVAPYIDIIELGTPLIKSEGLGAITAMKAAFPDKKVFADFKTADAGALEAQMAFEAGADYITILGATGDSTIVGAVEAAKKYNKGVVVDTIGVKDRVQRAKEVIALGAEFVELHAGLDEQAEPGYSIQVLIDEASRAGVPVSIAGGVNMNSIEAVKNSGAVVAVAGAAIYGAEDPAAAAKALKEALA, from the coding sequence ATGACAAAACTACAAGTAGCCATCGATTTGTTGAAGACAGAAGATGCGATCGCCTTGGCCACCAAAGTGGCTCCCTATATTGATATTATAGAATTGGGAACACCCTTGATCAAAAGTGAAGGCTTAGGAGCCATTACTGCTATGAAAGCGGCCTTTCCAGACAAAAAAGTATTTGCGGATTTTAAAACAGCCGATGCAGGTGCTTTGGAAGCCCAAATGGCATTTGAAGCTGGAGCGGATTATATTACCATTTTAGGAGCTACAGGGGATTCCACCATTGTTGGTGCCGTGGAAGCTGCCAAAAAGTATAATAAAGGTGTTGTAGTGGATACTATCGGTGTAAAAGACCGTGTGCAGCGTGCCAAAGAGGTTATTGCCCTTGGAGCAGAATTTGTAGAGTTGCATGCAGGTTTGGATGAGCAAGCTGAACCGGGTTATTCCATTCAGGTATTGATCGATGAAGCCAGCAGGGCAGGGGTTCCTGTTTCCATTGCCGGTGGCGTAAATATGAACAGTATTGAAGCCGTGAAAAATTCAGGAGCAGTAGTTGCTGTAGCTGGAGCGGCTATTTATGGTGCTGAAGATCCTGCAGCCGCTGCCAAAGCTTTGAAAGAAGCATTAGCTTAA
- a CDS encoding dioxygenase family protein, whose product MEKRTFIKKLGLGGLAFPFLSHCIENEDNIIEEGNTETNEDGSCTTTASETAGPFPTKNPSSLQRVDIRADRTGIVLDIEIAILNFNANCEPLENAIVDIWHCDKDGYYSEYGGTGMQQSDFTGEHFLRGRQITDSNGKVAFTSIFPGWYQGRATHIHVHIYNSSGKSLLVTQIAFPEGSNSAVNQVNASSDNGYTKGMSGYTTNSRDNVFSDGVQTEMSNISGSIAEGFSLTHSIVVKA is encoded by the coding sequence ATGGAGAAAAGAACATTTATCAAAAAATTAGGTTTAGGCGGATTGGCCTTTCCATTCCTAAGCCATTGTATTGAGAATGAAGACAATATTATTGAAGAAGGTAATACAGAAACGAATGAAGACGGCAGCTGTACTACAACAGCTTCAGAGACTGCAGGCCCCTTTCCTACCAAGAACCCTTCCTCCTTACAGCGGGTTGATATTAGGGCAGACAGAACGGGTATAGTATTGGATATTGAAATTGCCATATTGAATTTCAATGCCAACTGTGAACCCTTAGAAAATGCCATTGTTGATATTTGGCATTGTGATAAGGACGGATATTATTCGGAATATGGTGGAACGGGGATGCAGCAGTCTGATTTTACAGGTGAGCACTTCCTTAGGGGACGACAAATAACGGATAGCAATGGGAAAGTAGCTTTCACCTCCATCTTCCCAGGTTGGTATCAAGGGCGCGCAACCCATATTCATGTACATATCTACAATTCCTCTGGCAAATCACTTTTGGTCACTCAAATAGCTTTCCCAGAAGGATCGAACAGTGCCGTAAACCAGGTAAATGCCTCTTCAGACAATGGCTACACTAAGGGAATGAGCGGTTATACCACCAATTCAAGAGACAATGTCTTCTCAGATGGGGTGCAAACAGAAATGTCTAATATCTCTGGCAGCATCGCAGAGGGCTTCAGCTTAACACACTCTATAGTGGTAAAAGCTTAA
- a CDS encoding SLC13 family permease: protein MNNPIWRRAGLILGPLAFTLILLFFHPQDLSADARAVLSLAVWMAIWWISEAIPIAATALLPLLIFPLTGALSMDDAASPYADPKVLLYMGGFMIAVTIEKWNLHKRIALSIIAFIGTDMRLIVLGFMLATAFLSMWISNTATSLMMLPIAVAVVHQLSEGLSGTKVSETMIGQALMLGIAYSASIGGVATIIGTPTNIVLVGIVKELYGIEIGFAEWMMIGLPVSLGLLGICWWYLVKVAYPFPANMSLSGGKQEIQRQLQTLGKISVQEKRVLAVFSLVSFCWITRVFLLQELLPFLNDTIIALAGVLLLFIIPSGQGNKRLLDWKTAENIPWGILLLFGGGLSLAAGFKETGLAAWLGGHFEALQNIHFLIFLFVIVASVNFLTEITSNVATASMLLPILGSVALALGVHPYGLMVGATMAASCAFMLPVATPPNAVVFGSGYLTIPAMAKAGLWMNILSIIFISLFVYYLMPVLWGLDLKVYPF from the coding sequence ATGAATAACCCTATTTGGAGGCGTGCCGGATTAATTTTGGGACCGCTGGCTTTTACATTGATTCTTTTATTTTTTCATCCACAGGATTTATCGGCCGATGCCCGGGCTGTGTTGTCCTTGGCTGTTTGGATGGCGATTTGGTGGATTTCTGAAGCCATTCCCATAGCTGCTACGGCCTTATTGCCTTTATTGATATTTCCCCTGACCGGTGCTTTGTCCATGGATGATGCGGCCAGTCCTTATGCTGACCCTAAAGTGTTATTGTATATGGGCGGATTTATGATTGCGGTGACCATCGAGAAATGGAACCTGCACAAGCGTATAGCCCTCTCTATCATCGCATTTATAGGAACGGATATGCGTTTGATCGTGCTAGGTTTTATGCTGGCCACAGCCTTTCTTTCGATGTGGATCTCCAATACCGCCACCTCCCTGATGATGCTGCCCATAGCTGTGGCGGTGGTCCATCAGTTGTCCGAAGGGCTTTCCGGCACAAAGGTGAGCGAAACGATGATCGGCCAGGCCTTAATGCTGGGGATTGCCTATAGTGCTTCCATTGGCGGCGTGGCTACGATTATCGGGACCCCTACCAATATCGTTTTAGTGGGAATAGTAAAGGAATTGTATGGCATTGAGATTGGATTTGCGGAATGGATGATGATTGGTTTGCCCGTTTCTTTAGGATTATTGGGGATTTGTTGGTGGTATTTGGTGAAAGTTGCTTATCCTTTTCCAGCTAATATGTCCCTATCTGGCGGTAAACAGGAAATCCAAAGGCAGCTCCAGACTTTGGGAAAAATTTCAGTACAGGAAAAGCGAGTTTTGGCGGTCTTTAGTTTGGTAAGTTTTTGTTGGATCACTAGGGTGTTTTTACTGCAGGAGCTCCTCCCCTTTCTAAATGATACCATTATTGCCTTGGCCGGTGTTTTATTATTGTTTATCATTCCTTCCGGGCAGGGAAACAAGCGATTATTGGACTGGAAAACAGCCGAAAATATCCCTTGGGGCATCTTATTGCTTTTTGGCGGTGGACTTTCCTTGGCAGCAGGCTTTAAAGAGACTGGTTTGGCAGCTTGGTTGGGCGGGCATTTTGAAGCCCTACAAAACATCCATTTCCTGATTTTCCTTTTTGTAATCGTTGCCTCTGTGAACTTCTTAACAGAAATCACTTCAAATGTAGCCACAGCATCCATGCTATTGCCGATTTTAGGTTCCGTAGCCTTGGCTTTGGGTGTCCATCCTTATGGTTTGATGGTGGGTGCGACTATGGCGGCAAGTTGCGCCTTTATGCTCCCTGTAGCCACTCCACCCAATGCGGTGGTCTTTGGCTCTGGCTATCTCACTATCCCAGCCATGGCCAAGGCCGGCTTGTGGATGAATATATTGTCCATCATCTTTATAAGTCTCTTTGTCTATTACCTGATGCCGGTATTATGGGGATTGGATTTGAAAGTTTATCCGTTTTAG
- a CDS encoding sulfite exporter TauE/SafE family protein — translation MFLSLISEISTASWILSFLAAFVIGLSKAGIKGIAVINVIFMAIAFEAKQSTGIVLPLLIVADVFAVIYYNRHTQWKYVAKFLPWMILGIVLGSWFGMDLPEQTFKIIMAIIIFLTVIFIVWWDQKKVKDVPTHWAFASGVGTLAGFTTMVGNLAGPISNIYFLAMRLPKNQFIGTAAWLFMIINVFKLPFHFFVWNTITEETLLLDLKLVPGIILGFILGIKIVKRIDEAFFRKMILVLTALGAIVILFK, via the coding sequence ATGTTTTTATCCCTTATCTCAGAAATCAGTACCGCTTCATGGATTTTAAGTTTTTTAGCCGCTTTTGTGATCGGATTGTCCAAAGCCGGCATCAAAGGAATAGCAGTCATCAATGTGATTTTTATGGCCATAGCCTTCGAAGCTAAACAATCCACTGGCATCGTATTGCCCCTATTGATAGTGGCAGATGTGTTTGCGGTGATCTATTATAATCGACATACCCAATGGAAATACGTGGCCAAATTTCTTCCCTGGATGATATTGGGAATCGTGCTGGGAAGTTGGTTTGGTATGGACCTTCCTGAGCAAACCTTTAAAATCATTATGGCCATCATTATCTTCCTTACCGTAATCTTTATCGTCTGGTGGGATCAAAAAAAGGTAAAAGATGTACCGACTCACTGGGCGTTTGCAAGTGGTGTTGGGACCTTGGCTGGCTTTACCACCATGGTCGGTAACTTGGCCGGGCCAATATCCAATATTTACTTTTTGGCCATGAGACTACCCAAAAATCAATTTATAGGAACCGCTGCCTGGCTTTTTATGATTATCAATGTGTTCAAATTACCCTTCCATTTCTTTGTCTGGAACACCATTACTGAAGAAACCCTCCTACTCGATCTGAAATTGGTTCCAGGAATAATTCTCGGATTTATATTAGGAATCAAGATCGTTAAAAGGATCGATGAAGCCTTTTTTAGAAAAATGATTTTGGTATTAACAGCCCTGGGAGCTATTGTTATTTTGTTTAAGTAA
- a CDS encoding pirin family protein — MNRMIMIDQGLNTNIYLGKNRRLLETSSLQSYLVMDPDINGSQMSQPFGQIRSWEDALLLPGQVYIFKGVEEASLIVIPLTGNIANPLKPTEIIKVGELLLFPVQIGEEISIVNPDDEKPVNLLLLKCTPLTLSQCVVMKIPGEENEQYPSQIKILIGEFEERKEYEYKVKRKSRNIFAYVLSGAFEVNNCLLSARDGLAISRTKLLEMEALSNDAIILVVEMTEL; from the coding sequence ATGAATAGGATGATAATGATAGATCAAGGCCTTAACACTAATATTTATCTAGGCAAGAACAGGAGATTATTGGAAACAAGTAGCCTACAAAGCTATTTGGTGATGGATCCGGATATAAATGGAAGTCAAATGTCCCAACCGTTTGGCCAAATTAGAAGTTGGGAAGATGCTTTATTACTCCCCGGGCAGGTATATATATTTAAAGGTGTAGAGGAAGCCTCATTGATTGTAATTCCGCTGACTGGTAATATAGCCAATCCACTCAAACCAACTGAAATAATTAAAGTTGGAGAGTTGTTATTATTCCCAGTTCAAATTGGCGAAGAAATAAGCATCGTTAATCCAGATGATGAAAAACCTGTTAATCTGCTTCTCTTAAAATGCACACCGTTGACCCTTAGTCAATGTGTGGTAATGAAAATCCCTGGGGAAGAAAACGAACAATACCCCTCACAGATCAAAATACTTATAGGGGAATTTGAAGAGCGAAAAGAGTATGAATATAAAGTAAAAAGGAAATCCAGAAATATCTTTGCTTATGTTCTTTCTGGGGCCTTTGAGGTGAATAATTGCCTGCTTTCTGCTAGAGATGGCCTGGCAATTTCTAGAACAAAATTGTTGGAGATGGAAGCCTTGTCCAATGATGCTATTATATTGGTAGTAGAAATGACTGAATTATAA
- a CDS encoding Crp/Fnr family transcriptional regulator, with translation MNKNNPHTTHPLFLHINRFTDIREDDFEEILGAFQTLKVKKKEHLMLADTLCDKQFFVLNGCLNMYFIDANGSKQTLQFAIENWWITDYLAFGNEQKTEFFIQSVEPATILSIDFSSQEQLLERFPKLEKYFRKVLQIAYGASLMRVKYQFELSKEEIYLHFTRNFPDFEQRVPQYLIASYLGLTPEYVSEIRRKQLS, from the coding sequence ATGAATAAGAACAATCCCCATACAACGCATCCTTTATTTCTTCATATAAATCGGTTCACCGATATAAGGGAAGATGATTTTGAAGAAATCCTTGGAGCATTCCAAACCTTAAAAGTGAAGAAAAAGGAGCATTTGATGCTTGCCGATACATTATGTGATAAGCAATTTTTTGTGCTTAATGGTTGCTTGAACATGTACTTTATCGATGCAAACGGCTCCAAGCAAACTCTTCAATTTGCCATAGAAAACTGGTGGATTACAGACTATTTGGCTTTTGGCAATGAGCAGAAAACGGAGTTTTTTATCCAATCGGTTGAACCTGCTACCATTCTCAGTATCGATTTTTCAAGCCAAGAGCAACTCCTAGAAAGGTTTCCAAAATTGGAAAAGTACTTTAGAAAAGTGCTCCAGATAGCCTATGGAGCCTCATTAATGCGGGTAAAGTATCAATTTGAACTGTCAAAGGAGGAGATCTATTTACATTTTACTAGAAACTTTCCTGACTTCGAACAAAGGGTCCCCCAATACCTCATTGCTTCCTATTTGGGATTAACGCCAGAATATGTGAGCGAAATACGGAGGAAACAACTTTCTTAA
- a CDS encoding zinc ribbon domain-containing protein YjdM: MSEILPCPKCGSEYTYPMDALMVCPECAHEWNPEEVVEEETGLVVKDSNGNILQDGDAVVVIKNLPVKGASSSIKAGTKVKNIRLVEGDHNIDCKIDGFGSMALKSEFVKKA; this comes from the coding sequence ATGTCTGAAATTTTACCATGCCCAAAATGTGGCTCCGAATATACCTACCCTATGGATGCTTTGATGGTTTGTCCAGAATGTGCACATGAGTGGAATCCTGAGGAAGTAGTAGAAGAGGAAACTGGCCTAGTGGTCAAAGATTCCAATGGCAATATTCTTCAGGATGGAGACGCAGTGGTGGTGATCAAAAATCTACCTGTAAAGGGAGCCTCTTCCTCTATTAAAGCGGGTACCAAAGTAAAAAATATTCGATTGGTGGAAGGTGACCATAATATCGACTGTAAAATTGATGGTTTTGGCAGCATGGCCCTGAAGTCAGAATTTGTGAAAAAGGCTTAG
- a CDS encoding carboxymuconolactone decarboxylase family protein: protein MKSRIQIESIAPDAYKGMFRLENYLKVSSLNVRHKHLIYIRASQLNGCAFCIDMHTKEALRDGETQQRLFLLNAWKESNCFSEEEKLIFQMTEEVTLIHQKGLTDETYEKAIERFDGNYIAQIIMAIVTINAWNRISVSTSKPIMEEYNFEV, encoded by the coding sequence ATGAAAAGCAGAATTCAAATTGAATCAATAGCGCCTGATGCTTATAAAGGTATGTTTAGGCTGGAAAACTATTTGAAAGTGAGTAGTTTAAATGTCCGTCACAAGCATTTGATTTATATAAGGGCTTCTCAACTCAATGGCTGTGCCTTTTGTATAGATATGCATACCAAAGAAGCCTTGCGCGATGGAGAGACACAGCAAAGACTATTTCTACTCAATGCCTGGAAAGAGTCCAATTGCTTTAGTGAGGAGGAAAAACTGATCTTTCAAATGACAGAGGAAGTTACCCTGATCCATCAGAAAGGCCTGACAGATGAAACCTATGAGAAGGCCATTGAGCGGTTTGATGGGAATTATATAGCGCAGATAATTATGGCAATAGTCACCATTAATGCGTGGAATAGGATTTCCGTAAGTACTTCAAAACCTATAATGGAGGAATATAATTTTGAGGTTTAA
- the hxlB gene encoding 6-phospho-3-hexuloisomerase, protein MEAVIETNAIQEALDLIIKEHVDLSNKLQFESLSTIIPILPEAENIFLIGAGRTGFMIKAAAMRLMHLGFSVHVVGETTTPAIGKGDVLIAASGSGTTSSIVKAAETARKNDAKVICFTTNAESPLAQLAKFTIKIPAAGKQDHHGNVSAQYAGSLFEQAFLLVFDALIQHLWKQGGSTAEELWKRHANME, encoded by the coding sequence ATGGAAGCCGTCATAGAAACCAATGCCATTCAGGAGGCCCTTGATTTGATCATCAAGGAACATGTGGACTTATCCAATAAGCTTCAATTTGAATCCCTAAGTACTATCATCCCCATATTACCAGAAGCGGAAAATATCTTTTTGATCGGTGCGGGGAGAACAGGGTTTATGATCAAGGCAGCGGCCATGAGATTAATGCATTTGGGATTTTCTGTACATGTTGTTGGTGAGACCACTACACCCGCCATAGGAAAGGGAGATGTCTTGATTGCAGCATCAGGTTCAGGGACTACTTCCTCTATTGTAAAGGCTGCAGAAACAGCCCGTAAAAACGATGCAAAAGTGATTTGCTTCACCACCAATGCTGAGTCCCCACTTGCCCAATTGGCCAAATTTACCATCAAGATCCCTGCTGCAGGGAAGCAAGATCATCATGGAAATGTTTCTGCACAGTATGCAGGAAGTCTGTTTGAACAGGCCTTTTTATTGGTCTTTGATGCGCTCATACAGCATTTGTGGAAGCAGGGAGGGAGCACAGCGGAAGAGCTTTGGAAGCGGCATGCCAATATGGAGTAA
- a CDS encoding helix-turn-helix domain-containing protein, translating to MLSDKVIYIRNLDNCPPSYLDDPGRKEFFEIVWLKDEEALHVPQHSFQTLQGDWIYLIPPYRVHQLNKAGKKGLLISFKRELLEGDLKEFLLDVFRMFNIQGEFSCLQVNEESSKRLNTVFNLMNEEYQQPVLNLIMIKALLKVFLLQLIQLKEQHFTLQDINEKRIYEFMLLLEMNYLEERTAEFYADKLGISTKRLNQILREKLNKTGTQLIHDRVLLEAKRQIIHSENTIKEIAFNLGFKDRSYFSRFFKQHAGQTPQEFQLSVKNHISTYDNTLIN from the coding sequence ATGCTGAGTGATAAGGTAATCTATATTCGTAATCTTGATAACTGTCCTCCTTCCTATCTGGATGATCCGGGAAGAAAGGAGTTTTTTGAGATTGTCTGGCTCAAGGATGAAGAAGCGCTTCACGTTCCACAGCATAGCTTCCAAACCTTACAAGGTGATTGGATTTACCTCATCCCTCCCTATCGTGTACATCAATTGAACAAGGCTGGTAAAAAAGGCTTATTGATTTCCTTTAAGCGAGAATTATTGGAAGGAGACCTAAAGGAGTTTTTACTCGACGTCTTCCGGATGTTCAATATCCAAGGAGAATTTTCCTGCCTACAGGTCAATGAAGAAAGTTCCAAAAGGTTGAATACTGTTTTTAACCTGATGAATGAAGAATACCAACAACCAGTACTGAACCTGATCATGATCAAAGCACTGCTTAAGGTATTTTTACTGCAATTGATCCAATTGAAAGAACAGCATTTTACCTTACAGGATATCAATGAAAAGCGCATTTATGAATTCATGCTTCTATTGGAAATGAATTACCTTGAAGAGCGCACAGCTGAATTTTATGCAGATAAACTGGGAATCAGCACCAAGAGGCTTAACCAGATACTGAGGGAAAAGCTGAACAAAACCGGCACACAGCTGATCCATGACAGGGTATTGTTAGAAGCCAAAAGACAGATCATCCATAGTGAAAATACCATCAAAGAAATAGCCTTTAACCTAGGCTTTAAGGACAGGTCTTACTTTAGCCGTTTCTTCAAACAACATGCTGGACAAACACCCCAGGAATTCCAGCTAAGCGTAAAAAACCATATCAGCACCTACGACAATACGCTAATAAACTAA